In Ananas comosus cultivar F153 linkage group 7, ASM154086v1, whole genome shotgun sequence, the sequence CAAATCGACACCGGTCGGTCGAAGTGGATCGACCTCTCGGTTCTGTTTTGCATGATCATCGCCTACCGACTTTTATTCTTCGTCATGATACGAATAAACGAGGATGTGACTCCGTTCGTACGAGGGTACATCGCGAAGAGGAGGCTGCAGCGGAAAATCAGCAGAAACCAGCTCAGTGTAGCCTCTCCGGAGCTTGTCAATAGGGTTCCTTCACTCAGAGTTGTTGTCGCGGATCCCGCATCGACGTCTTTCGAAGTAGTGGatttaaatacttaattttatGAGGGATTGTTATGTAAAAAAGCTTGTGCTTGTGTAACATGTACTTATGCCAAAATTATAATGCACTAAAAAAGAGTGTAGTTTAATAAGTTTTATAAGTGGTTTCAATGGTAGTAAATTGCATAGTTTGtgtaaaatgaaaatataattaatttatatatatatatatacatatatacatatatatatatatatatatatatatatatatatattgagagagagagagagagagggggggggtaGGGTTactatatatactcttatgagtataaaatttttcgtacttataaattattttttatgatgaaactTCCAAATCGGTGATCcaacagttagaatattttaaacttcgatctagaaaataaatttcgtaattattCGAAATTATACTAAAGTCCAAAAAGCTTGATGGTAAATATTATTCATACACAATAAATAATATCTTAGATgagttttatataaatattcagCTAATTTCGGCTCATGTTTGGCCTGTTTATTAAATAAGCGATCATTTATTTCGAGCCAAATATGAGCTAGAACACGAGTAAGCCGATCCCAGTTTGTCTTCAACTCATTTATTAAAATGACCTAAGTGGGCATATGGGATGAACctataaagaagcaaaaaaagaaaaaaaaaaaaagtgttaatgCTTCATTTATTTGTACCAATCCCACCCACACATACAAATTATAGCTACACTGGTACATTAATTTGGTAGGCCATAATTATTCATTTATTGCAAGTTGGTACATTAAAgattgaataattaattattttcaactgaGTCATAATAATATGTTTGGTTGCAACAGTATTAATGTTTGGTACTTACCTTGCAATTTGTCAGGAACTTAGCGACTTTTCAGTGCGGTCAAGTCTTGGCTCAACTTCACTAAGTGAGCAGCCAAAGGGGAACCAAAACGAACAGCTTTTCATGAGAGATGAAAGGGCATGTAACTGCTGCAATTAATGCCTCCATAACTGCTAGCGGAAACTCAAGGGACATGGACAACCTTGGGATCATCTTACAATCATGAGAcatttatgagggctcattactTTGTGATAGTAGATGAGTTAATGTGTGCTTTAATTTGTCTTTAGTGGTGAATTAGTGTAGGCTAGATTCAATATATCTAAGAGCCTATAAATGATGGGGATGGCTATGGCCAAAGTAAGGAAGAGAGGTGAAAACACAAGAGGAGTTGTGTATTGTAATTCTATTTTTCTAGGTACGTAGTGAAGTACTTAGGTCTTTTGAAAatctctgcctctctctcttatttccGTTATGTATAGTTAGTCGTAGGGCATGTAGATCCAGAATAGCAATAAGAAGTTAGATTTGCCCATTTTCGAGCTGGAACGCgggccgcacgggctttgcgaataataacgctaaggccgtgacaaAGTGCTGCTCAACATAGAAATATGCATGTAATGCATTCGTTGAGCTAATTATGAAGGGtgtaaatgagatatttgtGGCCCTCAAACTTTTCTCAAATTTTCACTTtggtccttaatttttttttaaattaaattggttTTATTTGAGAGGGAAAGGTagcttcattcattttttttttttttttttttaaatactaggCTTCAAACTTAAGACTTAGAATACCAAATGTCACGTAGGTATGATGagtcattttaattaaattatttgtaacagaaatctatataatatacaaaGAAATTGTTGGTTCCTTATAAAATCAATCTTGTCATGGAATAATTTCTTTCTAACTTTATGAGCTATTTAATGAAAAGAATTTGTTGGTAACAACTAATGAGCATTAGGAATAGAGGTGTATAATATGGACCGTGCTGGACTGGCACTGGCACGATCTAGATTTTTCGAGCCAAAACGAGCTACAAGATGTCCCCGCCTGGCCCGAATTGGattaaaataagttttaaatgacTTTTTgaaatattcttaaaatttgaatagtttaaattaattttttaaaaaataaatgaaaatataaatatctattaaaaaaagagaaaaagaaaagatccgGCCCGATACTAAGGTCCAATCTTAAATGGACTGGGCCTTACCGGGCATCACCCGGCCTTCTGGCCCAACACggcccgcccggcccgtttgGCATCCCTAATTAGGAACCAAATTatagagatttaaaaattagggtcagtatcaaaaataaataaataaaagtaggGGACAATGATGCAATTAATGCAATGAGATTGTGTCATGGCTTGGTTGGAGAAGGGAGAAGTGGTTTAGTGGTGGATAGCTTgttctcaaataaaataatataattatttatctcGAAAAGCTTAATCTGCTAGAGAATcgaattattaattaaacataaaaattatggataatatttaaatatatatatatatatcttatttatttctggatgaccaaaatattcttattgattttaaaaaatttctttgaacattctcttttcctttatagggtttattaatagaatttaattttagaaggatattttgggtattgaaaaagtaaattttaaaactttcaataacaataagaaatatataaacaaaagtAAGGTTTTGGAGAACGCCGATTGTTTTATAGTATTAAacataaagtttaaaaatttaagttagtaGAGAACTGTATTCAGTTCTAAAACTGTTctgtttattttcttatttttgttgatgatatttttgaaaCTTGCTATCGTTGGATTGTTGTCTTAATCGTGAATCCAATGCCATCACTtgtcataataaaaaaaatgtgcagaacttttctaaactataaactattttgattcgactatcctactttttaaaattttgatttcaatagtTAAtcctttaatttgtttgatctaAGTTTTTTGATGGCTCTTCcgatacaaaatttaagctaatagCTTATTTTGATAAATATCATTACATGCATTGTATAAGATATAAACGCTAATTAAGTTTATAATGATAAatgataaattcaaattttaaaattaaaatattattaactggctcaaatcaaataaattaaatgattagatagtaaaattaaaattgataaaaattagatagtcaaattaaaatgaGTGACAGTTAAGACGAGTGACACAAGCTTACTACAAAATGTTGTAAAGCTCGCACTTTCCATTTTAGaatttacaaaaattcaaatatttttgagttaaaaaaaattaatataataagtaGGAAATAATGGCCTTTGGAAGAAGAGGTTGTATGACGAACTTTCCACTTTGGGGTGTATCCGTGGCattgctaaaaaaatattttgaaaaatacaaCGAATACAAAAGAGGATTTTAAAGGCTGTTTAATTGGTTTGCTGagttataaatacagtataattgAAGATGTATGTAGTTGAAAATACagtaattataattacatatatctTATTTAGTTGAATGTAATAGAAAATACCGtggctatatatattttttgattgcGCGCGATTGaaaggtatatttaaaatttctatcattttatatatgggGTGATTGAGATTATCCCCTATATTGGAAATGAtctatttaaaaagttattaggAGATAAgcttatttttgtttaaaattacttttttcaaGTAATATAGTTGGAACCGCGACCAATCTGCGCGTAGTTCCATCTGTTGCAGTTGAGCATTCTCGTACAGTGGCAACTACAgcagttgaattcaaattcatcaAAACAAACGTCGAATTTGAATCTGCATACAGTTATAAATACAGCACAATTGTAACTACGTACAACCAAATAATCCATTAGTGATGCCTCAGtttgaaatattaattattttttctacaaatcaTGCATCTCATTCAATTGGAGAGCGCCACGTGGGGATGAAAAAGAccaatatatcatatatttgacaaaattttattcTCTCCCCTTCATTAACTTTTcgctaaattatatacaaaaaatttcagatacctcACATATAGCTTATCGAATAttaactttagtaccctttagttttaactttgtcattagtttaacgaaaaaaattagcggaaggaataataaaaaaataaaaataaaatcataaggcacgaaagtgatacactttaagtcAGAGAGTACTAAAgagaaaaagtgtgaaactacagggtggtatttgaagtttttcctaaattttatagttataCTCCATCAAAACAAATTAGCATGcaattgggatttttttttttcccttgttaCATAGAGGGTAATTTCACCAgcctaatatataaaataataaaaattcataaatgcATTTTTCAACCacatgtaataaaataaaatatttataattacagcAGTTATTActacattttcaactaaataaGACGCATGTAATTATACTTATTGTATTTTCaattatctagaaaccaaatcgacgatcggcaccgttgtcACCTATTTGTTTTGAATAATGAAgtctctaaatcgacgatcggcagcGTTAAATACGATCtataagtatctagaaaccaaattttatgtttttccgatattgttttcttgtccatcaagtggacacaaaaatatacggttaaaaatgaatatcctttaaaaagtgataataggaatcttgtaatcaatatcaaaagtatagatctcgctttaaatagtttaaaaaattttctaaccaaaattcaattgatttggatatctttataccgttaaacaagaaGCGCTTCATcgtgaccattaaaattataaatttttatttttattattaagtcaatgatattgaaaaattttaaaatttgatttacagATACTtctatagatcatattcaacagtgtcgatcgtcaatttggggACTCTATCATCGACAATAAATAGTTGGtaatggagcccgtttgctacttaTTTGTATTCCGGCTCAACTCTTTATATTAGTAGGTAACAAAacttttgagaaataaatataataattacttaaactttttataaataaataaatttggagTTGGTGGAACATATATAAGAGTACAATATTAATCCTAAGTTGTCAATTGATGGCGTGGCAATGTTCAATACATAACGTGGCAAATAATTTCATTGTCAAATGATTTTCTTATATTGCAAGTGGTGACATGTTTGAAAAAGAGTTGTGACAacaaagttaattaaataatagggttaatttcatataggtttaagtaaacatagtaaattataaatatatttctataaagtttaatttttatatattgtttttatagaaatcctgatattttcaaatatatccctaccgtTAAAATCTGTTCGAAAAAAATAGTTAACTATAGGTAAAATaattaaccctagttagttaatgaggtgaattgaccgttttattcttttttaattaacagtgaggatatatttgtgatgacaaaaaagtcattttccttataaaataaatagtgctttaacagtaacaaatcagaacgacatatttgaaaatattagcatttttatagaaataacatataaaagttgaactttgtaagaatatatttgtaattcactatgtttgcagagaCCTGCAtgaaattaattattctttggctaaaatacaaaaaatttctttgCAAATACtcgttttttttcaaaatttcaacttGCTGCATTTAGATCCTCCGCATCAGAATCGTGTCACTGTTCCatctatttttcttaatatagtTTACGGTAAAATTAACCTAAAATGTGACATTAatgtattaaaaattaattttttagaacaaATAAGAGTACTTTGGTCATgttgcctctttttttttatcaatgccataactttctaaaaatatttttaaattgtaataataaaatatagattttttaaagtaaaagagaataaataaaataataaatatttatagaaattttttttataatttagccttatttttttatgatataGCGTCTCTTTTACTTCATCATTTTGTAGCTTGCGATATGTCTTTTGGATAATAAGGTGTTATAATTTACCAATTATGGAATAATAATATGctataatttcttatttaaaGAGAATTTTCGTCATATAAAAAAGTGAAGGCGTGGACGATAAATCGCCTAAAATTATTGCATACAAAGTTTTTATTCagcaggtaaaaaaaaaaaaacttaaaagtaacttttttcttttgtttttttaattattttgcaaAAACTATCTAAGCTAAATTTTCATAACACTAAAGCTCCATTTAGAATtattgatagaaaaatatattgatTTTTTCTTACGTAATATATCTTAatgagtcagttacgatatattttttcattctcGATCATAAACAGCCCTATGTATCCAATTTTATCAAATCTATAATTAAgaagtataaaaattaaataacaagtATATCAAATAAGacataagttttttattttattttatattttttgtgatcccCCACTTTCATAGCACCCAACGGTGCACTAATAAAAAGGGGGTATAATTGCACCACTGACCCTaatctttaacttttttttttttttttaatttggattcTAACTTGTGGgttttttttggctattacgTATCATCTACGTGTCCACACAATTGGCCATCAATCCACTTCAAACTACctactcccaaaaaaaaaaaaaaaaaaaaaaatctcctatTGATCttaatccataatttttattagaaacaagggttaattttataaagatccctataaatataataaattacaagtatataaatatagtgacGTTATTTTTAATGTTGGTGCAGGTCAAAAAAATATACTGATGGTTAAATTatcaacactttttaaaagtattgttATATATGAGGTTGATATATATGGGACCGTTTTGATGTTTAATACCTACTTCTCCAGCAACCTATGGCGGACGGACACGTAGTGATTGTAGCCCTCTACAATCCCTGCGAGATCCTCGCGATCGAACTCTAGTCGCCTGAACTCTATTtcgttggcggcggcggcggcagaggaggagaaggagagatggtgatcgattttttttttttttaatttgtaatcgAGCCAAGTGGGCTGGATGTGATTAGTTGAATAGAcgaaccttttattttttattggattaagctttatatttagggcttcgtaattttttttaaaattttttgtataaattaaacACTTACATAAAAATGTTCCAAAAATAAGTTTCTACaatctaattctattgtagtgaataaaaatattttttgctgaaaataaaatataaatttaatcacccaaattaaaaaaataatatattttttataaaaaatataaaaccgccgatttttttttttttttatacaaattagcTTTCTTATTTTTCACCTTACACAACAACAAGAACCCCCTTTTCTGTTCCTGCACCTCTCATCCACCATGCCAGTTTTCGTCCCCGTCCTCGTCCTCGCCCTCGACCTCATCGCTTTCGTGCTCGCGATCGTGGCCGAGCACCGGCGCAGCGCCGCGACGGTGGTGACCAACGCGAAACGGCGCTACACGTACTGCGCCTACGGCTCCGACGTCGCGACGGCGTACGGCGTCGCCGCGCTGCTGCTTCTCGCCGCGAGCCAGGCGGCCGTCATGACCGCCACGCGGTGCTTCTGCTGCGGCAGCCCGCTCCGGCCCGGCAAAGCCCGCGCCTTCGCCGGAATCTGCTTCCTTGCATGCtggtaaattaaaaattacttaC encodes:
- the LOC109712298 gene encoding uncharacterized protein LOC109712298, which codes for MPVFVPVLVLALDLIAFVLAIVAEHRRSAATVVTNAKRRYTYCAYGSDVATAYGVAALLLLAASQAAVMTATRCFCCGSPLRPGKARAFAGICFLACWFTFLVAELCLLAASVRNAYHTRYLTVFGNGPPSCETVRKGVFAAGAAFVFFTAALAELHYAFYAKARAATLFPPAAAAAAPPHRKESSIGMTSLS